Proteins encoded in a region of the Apium graveolens cultivar Ventura unplaced genomic scaffold, ASM990537v1 ctg5308, whole genome shotgun sequence genome:
- the LOC141702595 gene encoding alpha-xylosidase 1-like, whose amino-acid sequence MVYSHILVSLLVLTAALLCCNTHGAEATTKIGNGYRLISIQDSPDGGLVGHLQVKEKNNVYGPDISLLKLSVKHETNGRLRVHITDAKKQRWEVPYNLLPRAQPPILKQTITRSIKPTILSQDTSKADLIFSYTQDPFSFAVTRKSNGQTLFNSSTSFSNLVFKDQYLEISTTLPKDASLYGLGENTQPHGIKLSPNEPYTLYTTDISAINLNTDLYGSHPVYMDLRNVGGEAKAHAVLLLNSNGMDVVYSGTSLTYKVIGGVLDFYFFSGPTPLDVVDQYTEFVGRPAAMPYWSLGFHQCRWGYHNLSVVEDVVDNYKKAQIPLDVIWNDDDHMDFHKDFTLNPIAYPHEKLVAFLDKIHSQGMKYIVLIDPGINVNSTYGVYQRGMADDVFIKYHGKPYLAQVWPGAVYFPDFLNPKTVSWWGDEIKRFHELVPVDGLWIDMNEASNFCSGLCTIPEGIKCPSVTGPGWDCCLDCKNITDTRWDNPPYKINASGMGETIGFKTIATSATHYNGVREYDAHSIYGFSQAIATHKALEGLQGKRPFILTRSTFVGSGHYAAHWTGDNKGTWEDLRYSISTVLNFGIFGVPMVGSDICGFYPAPTEELCNRWIEVGAFYPFSRDHANYYSPRQELYQWESVAESARNALGMRYKLLPYLYTLTYEAHISGAPIARPLFFSFPDYTMCYGISTQFLIGSSLMISPVLEPNKTKVDALFPPGTWYNMFDMSEAIVSEKGQYVSLDAPLHVINLHVYQNAIIPMQQGGMISKEARMTPFSLVVTFPAGATEGKATGNLFLDEDELPEMKLGNGFSTHVEFYATVSQGKVKVWSNVQEPKFASDKGWIIEKVTVLGLKGVKDTFALEVDDTAVDVSSLDITTTGNDDLNGDSAVRKSKMVVIKGLKLAVGKKFAMSWKLGGEN is encoded by the exons ATGGTTTATTCTCATATTCTAGTTTCTCTGCTTGTTCTCACAGCAGCATTACTATGCTGCAACACCCATGGTGCTGAAGCAACTACCAAAATAGGTAATGGCTACCGTCTCATCTCCATTCAAGACTCCCCTGATGGGGGTCTTGTGGGTCatctacaagtcaaagaaaaGAACAATGTCTATGGCCCTGACATCTCTCTGTTGAAACTCTCTGTTAA GCATGAGACAAATGGGAGATTAAGGGTACATATTACTGATGCAAAGAAGCAAAGATGGGAAGTTCCATACAATCTTTTACCAAGAGCTCAACCACCTATATTAAAACAAACCATTACAAGGTCAATAAAGCCTACCATATTGTCACAAGACACTTCAAAAGCTGACTTAATTTTCAGCTACACTCAAGACCCCTTTAGTTTTGCAGTGACAAGAAAATCAAATGGCCAAACCCTTTTCAATTCATCAACCTCATTCAGCAATCTTGTTTTTAAAGACCAGTATCTCGAAATTTCGACCACATTGCCTAAAGATGCTTCCCTGTATGGCCTGGGAGAAAATACACAGCCACATGGAATAAAACTGAGTCCTAATGAGCCTTACACATTGTATACAACTGATATTTCTGCGATTAATTTGAATACTGATCTTTACGGGTCTCATCCCGTGTATATGGACTTGAGAAATGTGGGTGGTGAGGCTAAAGCCCATGCAGTTTTGTTACTAAATAGTAATGGAATGGATGTGGTTTATTCAGGGACTTCTTTGACTTATAAGGTGATTGGGGGTGTTTTGGACTTTTACTTTTTTTCCGGCCCAACACCGCTTGATGTAGTGGATCAGTATACTGAGTTTGTTGGTAGACCTGCTGCAATGCCTTACTGGTCATTAG GATTTCACCAATGCAGATGGGGCTACCATAACCTGTCCGTAGTTGAAGACGTTGTTGATAACTATAAGAAGGCTCAAATCCCACTTGATGTGATCTGGAATGACGACGATCATATGGATTTCCACAAAGACTTTACCCTTAATCCCATTGCTTACCCTCATGAAAAACTAGTAGCATTTTTGGATAAAATACATTCCCAGGGCATGAAGTACATTGTTCTCATTGATCCAGGTATTAATGTCAATTCTACTTATGGTGTTTACCAGAGAGGCATGGCCGATGATGTCTTCATAAAATATCATGGCAAGCCTTATCTAGCCCAAGTATGGCCAGGAGCTGTGTACTTTCCAGACTTTCTAAACCCCAAAACTGTTTCATGGTGGGGTGATGAAATTAAACGGTTCCACGAGCTTGTCCCTGTAGATGGCCTTTGGATTGACATGAATGAAGCATCAAATTTCTGCTCGGGATTGTGTACAATACCTGAAGGTATAAAGTGTCCCTCAGTAACTGGGCCGGGTTGGGATTGTTGTTTAGACTGCAAGAACATCACAGACACAAGATGGGATAATCCACCTTACAAGATAAATGCTTCTGGAATGGGGGAAACAATTGGATTTAAAACTATTGCAACTAGTGCCACACACTACAATGGAGTTCGGGAGTATGATGCTCATAGTATTTATGGATTCTCTCAAGCTATTGCGACTCACAAGGCTCTTGAAGGTTTACAAGGAAAGCGTCCATTCATATTAACGCGCTCCACTTTTGTTGGATCTGGCCATTATGCTGCTCACTGGACTGGTGACAATAAGGGTACATGGGAAGATCTCCGCTATTCAATTTCAACTGTGTTAAATTTTGGAATATTTGGGGTTCCCATGGTAGGATCAGATATATGTGGTTTTTATCCTGCACCCACCGAAGAGCTTTGCAACCGTTGGATTGAAGTTGGTGCTTTTTATCCTTTTTCAAGAGATCATGCAAATTACTATTCTCCTAGACAAGAGCTTTATCAATGGGAATCGGTTGCAGAATCTGCTCGAAATGCACTAGGAATGAGGTATAAACTCCTCCCATATTTGTACACATTGACATATGAGGCACATATCAGTGGAGCTCCAATTGCACGCCCTTTGTTCTTCTCATTTCCGGACTATACCATGTGTTATGGAATCAGCACACAGTTCCTGATAGGAAGTAGCCTTATGATCTCACCGGTTCTTGAGCCAAATAAAACCAAGGTTGATGCACTTTTCCCTCCAGGTACTTGGTACAATATGTTTGATATGTCAGAAGCCATCGTCTCAGAAAAAGGCCAATACGTATCACTCGATGCTCCATTGCATGTTATCAATCTCCATGTCTACCAGAATGCCATTATCCCAATGCAACAAGGCGGAATGATATCCAAAGAGGCTAGGATGACTCCATTCAGTCTTGTGGTGACCTTCCCTGCAGGGGCTACTGAAGGTAAAGCCACAGGAAATCTGTTTCTTGATGAAGATGAGCTGCCAGAAATGAAACTTGGAAATGGTTTTTCAACACATGTAGAGTTTTATGCAACTGTAAGCCAAGGAAAGGTTAAAGTGTGGTCAAATGTTCAGGAGCCCAAGTTTGCATCAGATAAAGGTTGGATTATTGAGAAAGTTACTGTATTGGGATTGAAGGGAGTTAAAGATACATTTGCTCTTGAAGTTGATGATACTGCTGTGGATGTATCAAGTTTAGACATAACTACAACAGGAAACGATGATCTAAATGGCGATAGTGCTGTAAGAAAGAGTAAGATGGTGGTGATTAAAGGTTTGAAATTAGCAGTTGGGAAAAAGTTTGCAATGTCCTGGAAATTGGGGGGTGAAAACTAA